ATGCCAGTGATTTCGGGAAAGCCTGCTTCAGATCTGCTATCGGCCTAGCATCAGTATCTGCACTAAAGCGATACGGCTGGAATTCTTCATATTCACCCCTGACGGACCCCACGTGTGACAAGGTTGTCTGTCCACTGCCGCACTGCCTGTGACAGCACGACACTGCAAGCCACCCAAATTCCCTTCCGGAAAGGGATGGTTAAGTAAATAGACATGTGTTACTCTATCGTCCTCTGCCCGTATGCCTGTAGGggtgcatgcgtgcgtgtgtgagtgtgtgtgtacacgcgtgcgcgcacgcacacacacacacagcacacaccccATAAACACATCTCTTGGATTCCTCAAGACACTGGAGATACTGGTGGCCTCTGAGAAGAGGTCTGGGGGCCTAGGAGACTCGGGAAGGAACTTTTCACCATAAAGCCTTTTGTATCTTTTGCATTTTGAACCACATGAATGTAGTAAGCTCAAAAATATCTGATACATCCAGAGGAAAAGTGACGCACTGCTGGGGGTCACAGACATGGTGGTTGGTGTGGGGGCATCGCCGAATCAAATGGCAGGGACTCTGTGGCCCTGGAGCAGCTGGGAGGCTCGGGAGATGTCTGGTCTGGTCCAGCCAGCAGATGGTGGAAGGACACAGTGTGACTCTCAAGGCCGGGGCACCCCAAAGCTGCAAATGCTTCCTGCGGCAAGCTGACACGGTGGGAGAAACACAAGCACGTAAATAACTCTAGAAAACCCCAAACCACTCTCCTAGGACCCCACCCTCATCTTTCCGAAAGGTCTCGAGACAGCACAGGGCAGGGGTTGAGGGACGAGGCTCCCGGCAGGGTGACACCTTGGGCAGGGCGCTCCCCTCTAGGCATCCGTAAAGAGCAACAGCGACCCATGACTTGGCTCACGCCAGTGAACGTCTCAGGATTAGGTGAGCTATTCCTGTTCCTACATCACCCCACAGCAAGGAGTTACCCAGCGCTCTCAAGTTCCATAACCAGAAGTCGTCCTATCAACCCCGGCAGTTGCTAAAATGATCCACGAAGTGGAACCAGAAGAAACGAcaggggaaagaaacaaaagccagaGTTGAAGAGCAGCAAGCCCAGCATGGAGGCGTGCGAGCCCCAACTTGTGGCCCTGCCGCCCCAAAGGGGCAGCTTCTGGAATCGTCCCTGTCTGTGTCCACTGCCCTCCCCAAGGCCAACCTTAAGCAGTGCCCCGTGGGCCTCACCCAGGCCCTAGCACCAGCCCTCACTCACCCTGACGCCCAGCCCTTCTCACCCTGGGCCCCGTGCTCGGCAGCCCCCACACACAGCAGCCCCCCGACGTGAAGGGACTCAAAAGCCACAAATAAGCAGACAATCGGCCCAGGAAGTTGGGGGACGGATGGTGGTGACAGTTATACAGCAACGGGAATGTGCTTCATGCCACTAGACGGGGCGCTTACAAATGGCTATGACAGTCAatcttatgtatattttaccacaattaaaaaaaaaaaacaaaaacaaaaatgggtgaCATCTCCTCTCAGCGTCACTAGCTCTTAGGTCTCCCAAGCCACAGCCCACTCCTTGCTGATCCCATCAGTTCTGTTCTCTCAAGGAGAAAAGGGCCCTCCGTCCCCTGCTAGGCCCTCTCGTTTCTATGCTGCTCTCTGCTGTATATCACCAGGCCCTCGGCTTTGAACAGAGTCCCCTGAGTGCTCCCCAAAGCTACTGGTCTCCAGCTCAGGTACCCCCCCCACCAAGTCCCAGCAGCCCAGCACCCTCCTGtttccccagctcctccctccccaaccccttaGTCTCCACAAACAGCACCTCTAGCTAGATGCTCCGGACCCCCCTCTAGGTgatctctgctccccacccccgtgCCCCAACTTCTCATCCATCCGCACTGCCCACAGCTCCTCTGAAGcccacctccttccccctccccacgcTTCACCCCATGCTACCTTCCTTTCTTGCCCTGGCTCCTGCACAGCTGCTCTcctgctcccacccctgccctccccacaatTTAGCCCCTCATGGGGCCAAAGCCATCTTCATAAAAGGCAAGTCAGATATCACTTGCTAGCTTTAAACCTTCCCAAACTTCTCAGGGCCTACGGAAGATGTCCAAATTCCTCACCACAGGTCACGAAGCCCCAGGTCATCTGGTCCCTGCCCACTTGCCCCAACAATAGGTGCTCTATGTCAGGCCCTTCACTCCCTGGCCAGCACCCCCAGCACCCCTGGCCTTGCTCCTCTGATCTCAGAGCCTTTGCCCCGGCTGTGTCCCCTGTTGGACCCTCTTCCTCCTACACCTCACACAGCAGCTTCTGACGGTTCCCTACTCAGCCCTTACCTTCTTATCACCAACATCAGAAGTCCCCCTGGCcacttctgctcctccctcccattcTCTGGACAGGATGGCCCCTCTCCTGCCACCTCCCTGACTCAGCCACGCAGGCAGGAGCTTGTCTGCTTTCCTCCAGACAGTCTGGCACAGGGCAGGGACTATGTAGCAGTGAACGCGTGTATGACCCAAATGACACGAACCCACTGCCTCACACGGGAGCCTGCAGTTTGGAAAGCCACCAAAAGGCAGAGTGGCAGAACAGGTGAACTACACGGAGCGGGAGGACAGAGTGACAGACCTAGAGCCAGGTGAAGGGAAGAGGACGTCCAACTGAACGATGACCACAACCATGACTCccctcagctgggggcctgcccCACAGACATGGCCCAGGTGGAGCCCTGACCTCCAGGGAGTCTGGCCTCCAGAGAGAGAACCCAACCCTTCGTTGCCACCCACACCTACGTTGTGCTTTGTGTGAAAACCAACCCTGTGACTCACtctgaaggaggggagggaaacagtttgaaagtcacaaaaatatattaaaacagccattttcttctttttctccggGCGCTGGCCTCCCTTCCCAGTGACCCTTGCCCACCACCCGCCATGCGCTGTCAGAGAAAAAGATGCCCAGGACAGGAAAACCGAGGCAGCCCGCTGCAGCCCAGGGTCAGGGGCGGTCCCTCCAGCCTGGGCGTGAGGGCGGCTAACAGTCTCTACAGGCTCGACGCCACCGCCGACGAGGGGGCCGCTGGGAGGCTGGAGGCGCAGGAGGGTCAGGCAGGACGCAGCGCACAGTCGGGCCTTGCCACagggacagaaaacagaagagaaatgaacagtgtgaagagagggagagacagagaagttaAAGGAGCGGGCAGAGGGgacagagggggcagaggggaagtCGGGATATGGGCAAGGTGGGGGGACTCTGGGGAATGGGAaggctggggagctggggtggACACAGCAGATGCTgccagggggcaggagggggaacGGAGGTGGGAAAAGAGCGCTTGGCTCTGGGTGCGGTAGAAAAGTGGGTCCTGCCAAAGGCCACagtcagagaggagagagcaaagGACATGAAAAAGGAAAGTCCTAGAGCAGCAAGGCCTGGCCACAGCGACCATCTCGGTCTCAGAACACTGGGGTGAATTCCCAGAAAGCTTGGGCCGGCTCGAATGCCTGAGGGAGACAAGCAGTGTCATCCGGGAGCCAGCAGGGGGAGCCAGCAGAGGGCCGGGCGCAGCCTCACGGGAGCCTCCGCCGCTGGAGCCAGGAGTGTGGAGAGGGGCCTGGGCCCCGCCCAGAGGCTAGAAGGTCCTGCGGCCCAGTCTTTTGAACACGCTCACTGTGCCTGCATGGTCCATCTGGGCACCCAGGCCCTCACTGGAGCTGCTCCCCCGGGGCCCCACAAGAGTCCTCTTAATGGTGACCTTGACCTCAGCCAAGGACTTACTCTTGGTGCTTGTGACCTGGCTGTCCTGGGCCTCGGGCACAAGGGCAGCCTTGCCCAGTCTCTGGATGATGCTGACTTTGGACAGGGACTCCGGCTTCCTCTCAAGCCCAGGGCGTGAGGAAAGGGCCAAGCGCCGCAGTGTTGGCGTGGCAGCTGTCGTGGCCGAGCTTGTGGCCTTGGCTTTGATAGTCAGTGCTGGCTGGGGACTGGGCTTCACCGGGCCCCGGCCCAGCTTCTTCAGGACCCCAGCATACTGCAGGACAGAGCTGCTGCTGTCATTGTCGCTGTCCCAAGCCAGATCCTCGTCCGTCTCTGGGGTAGCCCCGAGGCGGCTGAAGACTCCTGTGGGCTGCAGGGGTCAGAGACGAAACAAATGAGTCATTTAGTCATTCAACATGCATATGCACAGAGCTGTCTCACTGTTCCTGGCCTCGCTGGGAGAAACACCCATGGTGACATGGTGACACCCTAGCCAGTGGTGAGAGCCATGACAGGACATCCAGGGAGCTGGCAGAGCCCAAAGGAGTCTCCTGACCTTGGCTGAAGTTCAGGAGAGACTCCCTGGACGAGGGACACCTGAGATGAGATCTGAAAGTTCCGGCATGTAAGTCTAACAAAGGTGGGAAGACAAAGGGCGGGCCACGTACAGTGAGAAGACCATTTGCCAAGGTCGACAGGGGAACACAACAAAAGACAAATTTGGTCATTCACTCAACAAGTGTCTCCCAAGTCCTGACTGTCCCTGGCCCTGGGCTCAGGGGGCTCACAGTCCAGTGAGGGAGACAGACCTGGCAGCGGAAATGACACAAACAACTCCCTAATTATGACAGTAACGCGCTCTCTGGAAGAGATGGGAGTGCTGGCAAAGAGACTGGGAAGCCTTGCCTCCTCCAGGAGTTCAGGGACACCTTGTCCGAGGTGCTGATGTGTAAGCTGGGCCCTCACGGATGAGTGGGGATGAGTGGGCCAAGAGCAGAGCAAGGGCCAAGCCCCCAAGGCAGGAATAAGAATCCTAAGTATGGAGCGCTCACTCTGTGCTAAGTAAGCTCTTCACATGGCTGTATCTTCTAGCCACGAGAGCCCGACTGTTACTATCATGCTCGCGATTAAGATTCTAGGAGGTGAGAAAGGTCAGGTAAGCCCTGGTGAGCAAGTGATGGAGAGGCAGGAAACGCAGCCAGGAGCCCTGGCGCAGTTCACGGAAGGTGACACCTAGAGCATGCCTAACCATGCATCAGACGCCCCAGCACCGTGCAGTGCAGCTCAGCTCATCCTCACAACGGGGTGGGTATGagacagataaggaaaccgaggTACAAGAAGCttaagtgaggggcgcctgggtggctcagtgggttaagccgctgccttcggctcgggtcgtgatctcagggtcctgggatagagtcccgtatcgggctctctgctcagcggggagcctgcttcctcctctctctctgcctgcctctctgcctgcttgtgatctctgtcaaataaataaataaaatcttaaaaaaaaaaaaaaaaaaagaagaagcttaaGTGACATGGCCAAGGCCATGCAGCCAGGGAGTGAGCTGGATTCACACCGGGCAGGGCTCAGGCATGGGCTCCTAACCACACACCATCCTGGGGGCCTGCAGGCCAAGGCAAGGAGGGTGGTGTTCATCCTGACCGTGCTGAAAAGCATGACGGGGGTGGGTAGGAGGCCTGGCGTGGACGTGGTCACACACTGCtgctgtgggggaagggcaggagatggggagaggtGGCAGATCAGGGACAACAGACAGAGCCTTCACTGAAGCCAGCCTGGAACGGGGGCACCGGGGCATCCCTGAGACAGGGCCTAGGACAGGAGTCCCTCCAGAGGAAAGATGCCAAGGCCAGTCTGGGACACGGAGGTGGAAGCGGCCCGAGGGCAGCAGGCAGGAGTTGGCCAGACCCCAGGCACTGGAAATGAGGAGAGAAGTTGAGGTGCAAAGAAGGGAACTAAGGCTGTCCAGGTGGGTAAGACGGTGCAGGGAGTATGAGGGGTTAGATATGGGATCAACACCCGCAAGGAAGACAATTAGAGAACTTCAGGTGGTTTCCCCATTCCCAACTCACTTTATTCCCCGTCGTCGTGTCTGCCTTGGTCTCGGCACCGAGGCGGTCAAACACAGATGTCCTCTGGAGACCTGGGAGGGAAGTGAGCCCTCAGCCAGCACCTGCTGAGCCACGCACGGAGCCCAGGCCTGGCCAAGCGTCACGCATGGTACAGACAAGGGAGGGCAGACATGGCCAGTCCAGGCCCAGGCAGCTCTGGTCCACGCAGGCACAGGCTCTGTGTCTACGCCCTGGCTAATAGTGACCCACACGTCTCTGGCTAGTACAAAATCCACTGAAATTGACTCTTGGGCTCCTTGAGGCTGTACAAGTTcgaaatgtgtgtatgtgtgggaaGGGTTCTTAATCCTTACTTGTTCCCCTCACTCTTTTGGGGGTCATGGGCCTCTGAGAGCCTACTGACTGGTGGTAAGCTCTCTCTCTACATCCCAACCCAAATGACCATTGAAAGAATGTTTATTAAATCACGATATACAAATATGATGCAACTACTAAATGATCATTAAAAAGAGTTAAAgcctgagtgggtcagtcagttaagtgtctgccttcagctcaaatcatgagcccagggtcgtgggattaaccccgccatcaggctccctgcttctccctctctccgtacccccaacccccactcatgctctctctgtctctcccccctaacaacaacaaaaaattcctaaaaaaaaaaaaaaaagttctacaatAATACCTACAAAATGATGCTATTTGTGGTTTAAAACAAACTACCTATATGGGTCTATGTACAAACACATGAAGGCGAGCTCACACTGGTCTGGGTAGGGTAATGATGGCCTGGGCTATGGGACTGAGGGGACAGAGTTCGGCGGTACTGTATGTTCTTCCACACCATATGAGTGTTTTTCCATGAAGACACAAACACTATTCTAAAAGGAACCCTGTGGGGAAGACCCCCTCTATACCCCAGCTATGGACAGAACCTCAACCAGGCTCCTCTGGCTCATGACGGTTCCTATGCTTCGGGCACCTGCCCCCTGGATCTCACTAGAGCCTGCCTCTCGGCCAGTGCCTGCAGGGCCTGACCAACCCTGCACCACACAACTAAGGGAAATGCAGTCTCGATGCCAAAGGGCATCCCTGCCAGGTCGATACCTTTTGctgcctgctgctgctccagGATCTTGCGGGTCCGGGGGGTGGTGCCTTTGGGCATGTTGATGATGTACTTCCCCTCCATCTCAGCAGTGACCCGGCGCCGCTTGGTGGGAACAGCCAGACTCTCCTCCTCCCGGCGGGCCAGGGctgatggggaggagggggatggtGAGCATCTTCTGGGATAGAATGTGCTCCTGGGTTGGGGGCTGGACGCACTGTGAAGGGCACAAATGTGCCCTTTATCTCCATGTGTTTGAATGACTGCAATCCCTTATCTTCCCAACCACTGTAGACTTTGAACCACCAAGAGATTCAGGGGTCTAGGCACAACAGGGTTGCCAGTGGTGCTCAGAATCCCCCCGTGGCGGCTGGCCTCTCAGGGCTCCCTGtggctctgtccctgcccccagtaGGCTGACCTCCCAGCCTAGCTGGGAAGGGGGAAACTGCTGGCTGATGGAATGGTTCAAGAGCTCCATCTAGATAGAGCTTTCATTtgtgtgatcatttttttttacattaatcaaactgggggcacctgggtggctcagtcattaatcgtctgccttcggctcagatcatgatcccagggtcctgggatcaagccccacatctggctctctccttggcaggaagcctgcttctctctctcccactcccctgcttgtgttccctctctcgctgtatctctctctgtcaaataaataaaatctttaaaattaatcaattaaccAAACTGTACACTTACAATTTGTGCTCTGTACATAAGTAAATTATAAATCACTTAgatgtaaaaaaacaaatgaatctcCTCAACACATTTGAGCTGGTCACTCCCAGGCTCGTCATCTTTTCAATACTTCAGAAATTAAtcttgggggtacctgggtggctcagtgggttaaagcctctgccttcagctcaggtcatgaccccggggtcctggaatcaagtcccacatcgggctctctgctcagcagggagcctgcttccccctctctctctctgcctgcctctctgactacttgtgatctctgtctgttaaattaattaattaattaattaatttttaaaaaaataaaaaaaaattaatcttaactTTCTTGCTCATGACACACAAATCAAAAAGGCCAGCAATGGGGAGGAGGTGCGGGAGCACAGGGTGTGATGGGGCCGAGCATCAGAATAACCAAGCTCCCTCCCTAGGCCTCGGTTTCCACTTGTGCCAAGATTTTTGCTGTGGGGGTGGGTCCAACAAAGGCAGAGCAGTGGGGCACACAGGAGGAGGGCTTGGAAGCCCAAAGGCCGGTGTTCCTATTCCCAGGTTTCAAGCTGAGACCTGGAAGAGGAACAGAGGCCAAGCACAAAAAAGTCTTTGGTGGAAGAGTGTGCTGGGAGAAGGGATCATCAGGGCAAGGGACCATGGTGGGAAGGAGCCTGGAAGGGACCCGAGGGAGAGAGCCAGGGGAAGACACGCCGGAGAAGGAGTCACATTATACAGAGCCTGTAAGGCCATGCGGGAAGATGTTTTTATTACTGGGACAGTGGGAAGCTCTGGAGAGTTCTAGCCCAGGGTGAGAGGATCAGGTCAAAGGTCTGGAAGGATCCTCCTGGTTGCTGAGAGGAAACGGTGTTTTCTGGACCTCTGACCCCTGCAccaagcacagggcctggcactaGTGTGGGCCTCGGTGAGCATCTGTGAAAACAGACTGAGCCCCTGTAATCCGCAGCACTATACTAAACACTTGAGCCTTTATGAAGATGTTAATGTCAACGTTAAGTGTTCTTTCcacaatacaaaataaacaaaaaattgaaaacgACAGAACTAACCACTAAGAACCGCAGTGCACTGGCAGGTACACAGTCTCAAGAGCTTCCCACTGTCCCCATTCTACAGactgggaaagcaaggcccacaGAGGCGCAGGGGCTTGACCAACCCTCAACTCTCTGGACACGCTGTGGTCTTCAAAGCACCTTGTGATCTTGGGCACGTGACCTCCAAAGACCATCCGCCAACCCACCCTCACCCCTAGCTCCTCCCACCATCTGCCCACATCCCCTCACCGGCAGCCTTGGCGCTCTTTGCTGCCATCTTGTTGGACACAGTGACCGAGATCTTGGAGGTGCTGGTGTCCGGCCGCCTGGGGGGAGTGCCGGGAGGGGAGTCGCGGTTCAGGCTGTTGGCGATCATTCGAGAGGCAGCTACACGGAAGAAAGGGGAGAGTCCAGTCATGCTAGGGGCCCCGGGATGGAGGCCAGAATGGTGAAGGCAAACCTTGGGAATGAATGGGGAAGGGGTAGCTGGAGTCATGCTGGGGCTGCACGGCCATGATGGGGGTTGGCCAGTCTAACCAGGAGCGGGCCCACCCCTCACTGCGTGAGGGCCTTTCTAAGGCCCTAGACCAGACTGGTTCCTGTCACATCTCTCCCAAGCTCCTCTCCCGGCTCCGCTTCAGCTAAGCTGGTCTGGGGATATTCCTCACCCAGCAAGCGTGCACCTCTTCCTAGCACACGCTGTTCCCTCGACTGGGCATGCAGTTCCCCGAGGACCAACCAGCTCGCTCTGGCTCTTCACTCAGGTCTCCTCTCCGAGGGCACCTCCCCAGAGAAAGTTTCCCAGACCACTCCACCAATCTCCACCGGCCCGACCCTGCAGTAGGCTTGCTTTTGCTTCATAACCCTAAGTCCTGCTTGACACTAAATGACATGGATGTCTCCTGGGGGACATGTCTCACGGATGTCTCCCTTGAGTATGCAGGCCCCACCAGGAGACAAAGGCTGTTTATTTCTGTATCCCCAGGGGCTGCGACAGTTCCTGGTGCTTCACACGTCCTCAGTAAACATCTACTGCAAAAAATGAACCCTCTCACGGAAAATCCCAACATCCCTACTAGAAGAGGATCTACTACAAGTCCATCTTATAGGTGGCGTGGGAAGGACAAGGGTCTTGTCTCCAGCGCAGTGTTCCTGGTTTTAGGGCCCAGATCTCAAAAGCTCTTGGGGAAGAGCTTCATGATGCCCGGCTCACCCCACAGGCCCGgtgctccccactcccacctccacCAACTTTCAGGTATGGGTATTCTAGCCTACCCACCCCCCAAAGCCTTCCCTTTTTCTGCTATGTGCTGCCTCTCAAAACCTAATGAAGTCCCCCACCATGACTCTGAATGC
The genomic region above belongs to Neovison vison isolate M4711 chromosome 7, ASM_NN_V1, whole genome shotgun sequence and contains:
- the C7H19orf47 gene encoding uncharacterized protein C19orf47 homolog isoform X2, with protein sequence MSVVFIINKRCNSSQRRLSEAAPGPGETMVSVTMATSEWIQFFKEAGIPPGPAVNYAVMFVDNRIQKSMLLDLNKEIMNELGVTVVGDIIAILKHAKVVHRQDMCKAATESVPCSPSPLPGEIRRGASSAASRMIANSLNRDSPPGTPPRRPDTSTSKISVTVSNKMAAKSAKAAALARREEESLAVPTKRRRVTAEMEGKYIINMPKGTTPRTRKILEQQQAAKGLQRTSVFDRLGAETKADTTTGNKPTGVFSRLGATPETDEDLAWDSDNDSSSSVLQYAGVLKKLGRGPVKPSPQPALTIKAKATSSATTAATPTLRRLALSSRPGLERKPESLSKVSIIQRLGKAALVPEAQDSQVTSTKSPTVRCVLPDPPAPPASQRPPRRRWRRACRDC
- the C7H19orf47 gene encoding uncharacterized protein C19orf47 homolog isoform X1 yields the protein MSVVFIINKRCNSSQRRLSEAAPGPGETMVSVTMATSEWIQFFKEAGIPPGPAVNYAVMFVDNRIQKSMLLDLNKEIMNELGVTVVGDIIAILKHAKVVHRQDMCKAATESVPCSPSPLPGEIRRGASSAASRMIANSLNRDSPPGTPPRRPDTSTSKISVTVSNKMAAKSAKAAALARREEESLAVPTKRRRVTAEMEGKYIINMPKGTTPRTRKILEQQQAAKGLQRTSVFDRLGAETKADTTTGNKPTGVFSRLGATPETDEDLAWDSDNDSSSSVLQYAGVLKKLGRGPVKPSPQPALTIKAKATSSATTAATPTLRRLALSSRPGLERKPESLSKVSIIQRLGKAALVPEAQDSQVTSTKSKSLAEVKVTIKRTLVGPRGSSSSEGLGAQMDHAGTVSVFKRLGRRTF